A DNA window from Labrus mixtus chromosome 4, fLabMix1.1, whole genome shotgun sequence contains the following coding sequences:
- the LOC132972747 gene encoding T-cell surface antigen CD2-like, which produces MACFAAALLLLLSGFINLSATNKDSCDLYAAVGQSLSLPFIYEGLMSSHVLRWTHNNSIIFYRQQGRVSVGKSGDITPTGSLILKNLQPLSAGSYQANVLHPNGTSAKTWYSRLCMMDKVSKPKLTYSCDFKSSAVNLNCDVVKAQGLVFSWTLDEKTLTSETRQTLSISLAQLKGERSFTCSVENKVSKEKSAIVRPTCKAPPPSPPTLLCFKSSIVVAVLAAGAGLILLLLIIVVILCCRNKHNKTQMRAGGRGELRMLSLNKQDLDSDAPDYETMHPSEDSPPPTPEPSARDCYENVSQPEAQTENSPPQLSSAAEGQRPSPVPKPRTRSPPTQNI; this is translated from the coding sequence ATGGCTTGTTTTGCTGCtgccctcctccttcttctatCGGGATTTATCAACCTCTCGGCTACAAATAAAGACTCCTGTGATCTCTATGCTGCTGTCGGACAGAGCCTGAGTCTACCTTTCATCTACGAGGGACTGATGTCCTCCCATGTGCTGAGATGGACTCATAACAACAGCATCATTTTCTACAGACAGCAGGGCAGAGTGTCTGTCGGAAAATCAGGAGACATCACTCCAACTGGATCTCTTATTCTGAAAAACCTGCAACCCTTGAGTGCTGGTTCGTATCAAGCCAATGTCCTGCACCCCAATGGTACAAGCGCTAAAACATGGTACAGTCGTCTCTGTATGATGGACAAAGTATCAAAACCTAAACTCACCTACAGCTGCGACTTCAAGTCAAGTGCTGTTAATCTAAACTGTGATGTGGTCAAAGCTCAGGGTCTGGTGTTCTCGTGGACACTTGATGAGAAGACTTTAACAAGCGAAACAAGACAGACATTAAGCATTTCTCTGGCACAGCTGAAAGGAGAGCGGAGCTTTACTTGTAGCGTGGaaaacaaagtcagcaaagaGAAGAGCGCGATTGTCCGTCCAACCTGTAAAGCGCCGCCACCATCACCTCCAACTTTGCTATGTTTCAAATCCAGCATTGTCGTGGCCGTGCTTGCTGCAGGAGCAGGTCTCATTCTGCTCCTGCTCATCATTGTTGTCATATTATGCTGCcgcaacaaacacaacaaaacacaaatgagaGCCGGGGGTAGAGGCGAGCTCAGGATGCTTTCTCTCAACAAACAAGATCTGGACTCAGACGCCCCAGATTACGAGACCATGCACCCATCCGAGGACTCTCCACCCCCGACTCCTGAGCCTTCAGCCAGAGACTGTTATGAGAATGTTTCTCAGCCTGAagctcaaactgaaaacagtcCTCCACAGCTGTCCTCTGCTGCTGAGGGACAACGACCTTCACCAGTGCCAAAGCCGAGGACGAGGAGCCCCCCGACGCAAAACATCTGA